The sequence below is a genomic window from Desulfobulbus oligotrophicus.
CCCTCAAACAGAGTATGCATGCCGGTAACCGGATCACAGACAGACATGGCATGAAAGGTGTCACCATGGTAGCCGCCGTGTACGGTTGCCAGCCGATGTCGCTGCGGCCGGCCAACAGCCTGCTGGTATTGGAGGGCCATTTTTAACGCGACTTCAACACTGACGGAACCGGAATCACAGAGAAACACCTTATCAAGAGGATCCGGTGTCAGTTCAATCAGCAGGCGGGCAAGATCAACGGCAGGGTCGTGGGTCAGGCCGCCGAACATCACGTGGGCCATACGTTCGCTCTGTTCGCGGATGGCCTCCACCAACACCGGATGACCATACCCGTGAACAGCACACCACCATGAAGACATCCCATCGATTAATTCCTGGCCGGTATGCAGACGGATGCGCACGCCGGCAGCCGAGGTTACAGGGTAGACCGGCAGAGGATGGGTGGTGGAGGTGTAGGGATGCCAGAGATGGTTTCGGTCAAATTGGAGCAGGGAGTCGACATTCATAAAGCAGGTCTCTCAAAAGTAAAACCCATGGCTGCGAGCCGGTGCAGGTCGTCGGCAATCCCGGCACCGGTGGTGGTCAGGTAGTTACCGACAATGGCTCCGTTTGCTCCGGCAGCAAAGCAGCGATACTGGTCGTCGCCCAGCTGCTGCCGGCCGCCGGCCATGCGAATGACCGCATCAGGATTAATAAACCGGAACAGAGCCACTGTGGTCAGCACCTCTTCTGTTGACAACGGTACCAGCTCAGCCAAGGGTGTGCCGGCAATCGGGGTGAGGATGTTGATCGGGATTGATTTAACGCCAAGATCCCGCAGTTCAAAGGCCATGTCAATCCGGTCAGCCATTGTTTCGCCCATCCCGAGAATACCGCCGGAGCAGAGCGACATGCCTGTTTCTTGAGCCAGGCGCAGGGTCTGGACCTTTTCTTCCCAGGTGTGGGTGGTGCAGACTTCTGGAAAGTAATTCTGTGAGGCCTCCAGGTTACAGTGGTAGCGTCGGACACCGGCGGCGTACAGGGTGTCAGCGGTGTGCTGATCAAGAAACCCTGCGGAGGCGCAGAACAGCATGGAGGTTGCCCCGGTCATTTGTCGGTAGAGCCGGGTCAGTGCGGCCAGGGTGTCAGCGGAAAGATGATGGCCGCTGGTCACCAGGGACAGGCGGTGGACACCGAAGTGGTCGTTGTCCAGTGCCTGGTGCATGGCCTCATCTTCGGCAATGACCTGGTAGGTGGTGATACCGGTGTGATGTCTGGCCGATTGTGCGCAGAAACGGCAGTTTTCTGTACAGTTGCCGCTTTTGGCATTGATGATCGAGCAAAGGTCGAAATGATCGCCCATAAAGTGACGACGCAGAGCATCAGCGGCTTGCCACAGATCCTGTTGATCTGCAGTGAGCAGGCTGAGGGCTGCCGGCCGGTCAATCGCTGTTCCGGCCAGGACGGCGTCTGAGATCTGTTGAACGGTGATATCCATAGAAGTTGCAGTTAATTCTGGTTGATGGTGACTCGGGGTGGGCCATTGACGATCATCTCGGCAATGGTCAACCTGACTCTCGGTACGCGGGCCTGCAGCTCGCCCAGCAATCTCATCTCCAGCCGGACCAGTCGCTGGAAAAGGGCTGTGCGTTCCATTGCCGGGGCATCGGTTGGCCGGGCATAGGTTTTGTTGACTATTTCCTGACACCGAAAACAACCGGGGAACCGGTGATGGCGGCCGTCGGGACTGGTGAGGGTTGCCGGTACACCGTGGGTCCGGCAGATCATCAGTCGATGGCTGTACAGGCTGCACAGCCCGCCTTCGTTCAGGGGGCACATGAGCTGCGGGCGTTCACTGCGGGCAAGCACGAGCCGGCTTTGACTGATATAGTCCTGTGCGCGCTGTATCACCCGGTCCAGCTGTTCTTTTGGCAAGTCTTTAAGCCCTTCCCACAGATAGGCCCATTCGCTGTAGGTATGGTGAAGGAAGTAGGAATCGCAGCAGTTATCGGAACATCCGGTACAGCTCAGGGAGATTTTTTCTGCGGTCTGATCATAGGCAGAAGCCATGGACTGGTAGATCGCAGCGATCTCACCGGAGAGCTCAGGAGGTAAACAGAGTTCATTCATAGGAGGTGATACTGTAATATAGGTCTACCCTAGGCAAAGGATTGTACCTGATAGGTGGAGATGGTCAGTTGTTCCGATCGCCAGGTCGTATCGGCTAAACCGGCCTTGCGGCAGAGATGGTCAAGAAATGTTGCCGCATCCGGGAGTTGCCGCCATACCTGGGGCAGGAAGGTGGCGCCGGTACCACCCGACCCGTTGAGGATAACACCATCGATATCCGGCCGCAGCTGCTCAAGCAGTTCGTTCACATCGCGGTACACAAGCGGCTCAGGTGTGGTCAGCACCGAGACCTCAATGTGCAGGTCCGGCAACTCGTCGACGGTCAGGGGAGCAAAACGCTGATCATGGAAGGCTGCGTTCAGTGCCTGTCGCTGCACACCCTGGACAATCGATTCCACTGCGGTCAGGCTGCCGATGCATCCCCGCAGAGCACCCTGTTTATGTAGAGTGACAAAGATACCGCGTTTTTCCTGGAGCGCCGGATCGGTCAGTTCCTTCTGAGAAGCAGGAGAAGAGGGGGAGACCCCGAGATGGGTTTCGATCTGCTGACGGGCAAGTCGTATGAGCAGTTGGCCTTGTTGTTGTGTAAGCACGTACCTTCCTTGCATGAATGATATAAAAAACGTACCTCAGGGTACTGTCCCGTCCAGTCAGCACTACTGTCTGCAACAACAGCGGGGCAACACGGTTTGCGGTAAAAGAGGGGGCAGTTGCCACGGTCGTTCGACCCGGTGACGTTGAGTTTGTCTGTGTGCGCCGAGCCGTCCGATTTCCGGCTGGTGGAGATCGGTACAGAGTGGTCAGCGGGGTGGTGTCAGCCCTTTGAGGGACAGCTCACCAGAGGATTTGAAGGGCACTTCCCGTTTAAATCCGTGCACACCGATACGCACAACCCCCTTCAGCAGGTACGGAACCGGTTTGTCCTTGGTCGATGGTTTTCCGGCGGTGTGTAACAGGTCCGCCACCGAGGCAACCATATCAAGTACCGAGGCGTAGACCTCAACCGGTACAACTGTACTGCCAAAGGCAGGGACTGTCTGGCTGCTGTCACTGATGCCGTTGGCAAAGTGCCGTTTGTTGAGTTCCAGTGTGCAGTTGATACCGTGCAGGTCAAGGGGGACATCATTGGGGTTCATCACCCGCAGCTTAATCAGAAATATACCCTCCATGGCCCGGATATCCTGAATTCGGATGTCTGCCACGGAAATTTTCGGATCTTCCTTCAGGCCGTACAGCGCAGCGCAACCACTCAAAAACAGCAGCACGCACGCAATCAAAGGGAACATGAAGGCTTTCAAGTGCTGTTGAGAATAAGGCATAACCGCTCCCTTAAAGTAGAAAAATAACTGGTCCAGTTTTACCTAGGGGCATAAACAATGTCAACAGCTCTCTGGAAAAGTTCATCTTGTGGAGGAAACGGTGGTTGTTGAGTTGACGTTGCGCCGGGAAAGCGGTATCAATACCATCGTTTGCGGAGGGGTGCCGGAGTGGTTGAACGGGGCGGTCTCGAAAACCGTTGTGGGGGTGACTCCACCCAGGGTTCGAATCCCTGCCTCTCCGCCAACTTTCATGTATTACGGGGGGAAGGTATTTTAAGGAAATCCCACCTGCCGCCCAACATAAAAAGAATGCTTGAGCTTTTTCCGGATAAAATAAAAAACAGAGAAAGCTCAACGGCCTGCCCATCCTTTGTTATTGATCTGCTTTTTTGCTGACTCTTTTTTAACTCTTTAGTCCCTCCCGTTACCTTCCCACAGGTCACCAGCTCGTTGGACCGCTTTCAGATAATAGCGCCCTCTTGATACATTGCCATGAGCATGTCACCATCGATCTGTTCCGCCATGGCGCGAGTTTGTCGCAAGTATTCCTCTGCTACTTGTCGGCATGGTGTTGCAGCCAACGCCGGCCTTGAGCGGTCAACCGATAGCGCTGGGTCGGGCTGCGCGGGGAAGCGGGTTGTGTGCGTTCGATCCATGCGCCTTCCAGGGCCGGGTTGAGGTAGTTGTTCCGAAACGTGGGGCGGTGGGACAAATCCAAAGCCTGCATCAAATCGTTGCTGCCCAGTTCGCCGCTTCCGATCGCCTGGATCAATGCCGCTACTTGGTCGGTTACTTGATCGGTTACTTGGTCGGTGGACACGGCTTCGGCCACGGCATCGCGTAACGCACCCAGCATGAACTCAACAAAAGGGGTGGCATCCGCTTGGCTGTCGGCCACCGCAAGTACCCGGTAATAATCTTCCTGGCGATTACGGATCACTGTCTCCACCGGCAGATAGGCCAGCAGCGGCTTCCAGTTGCGGAGAATCAAGGTTTGCCACAACCGACCCATGCGGCCGTTGCCGTCGGCAAAGGGATGGATGAATTCGAACTCGTAGTGAAAAATGCAACCGGCTACCAAGGGATGCTCGGCGGTGTTTTCCAGCCATTCCAGCAGATCCGCCATCAGTTTGGGCACACGATCAGCAGGAGGAGCCATGTGGACCAACTGCTCGCCCCGGAAGATGCCGACCCCGCCGGATCGATAGCGACCCGTTTCATCCACCAGACCACGCATCAACAACGCATGCGCCGCCAACAGATCCTCCTCCACACCGGTGTTCCAGCCCTCCATAGCCTCGTAGGTCGCAAAGGCGTTTAGCACCTCCTGAATCTCGCGAGGATGTCCCAACACCCGTTTACCCTCAATCACAGCGGTCACCTGTTCAAGGGTAAGCGTGTTGTTCTCGATGGCCAGTGAGGCCTGGATGGTACGGATACGGTTTTCCCGGCGCAGGCGCGGAGCCAGCTTCTGTTCGGCCAGCACGGTGTAGCGCCCGATGGTTTCACTGATTTCGGCAACCAGATTCACTATCGCCGGTGTGATGGTGTAGGGCGGCTGATATGTCACGTTGCCTCCGCTGCTGTTTGAAATGGTGCAAACCATGTCGTACCGTACCCCAGCTCAAAGTGATTCCTCGTAAAAGATACCCGTTCGATGCGGATGATCGCCTGGACCATGCGGTTGATAATGGTGAATGCAGGGGTGAAAATCATGGTGCGGCTCCCTCCATTGCAATGGCATCAAACAGACCGGACAACTGGCATGCGTCGAGAAAAGGTTTTCTGAGGAAATTGCAGTCGGCGTACGGACAGTTTTTAGCCTGCTGGGCATGCATAGCCAAGATGTCGGCGGGTTGCTTGCCATACGCCTGGCATTCGTCGAGTACCTGCATCAACCAGTACTTGCCGTCGTTTTCTCCACAGAGTTTAGCCTTGTAACGCTCATTGAGGCCATAGATCTCTTTCCAGGTCTCGATCTCCTCGTGGAGGGTAGCCGGGCCAAAGGTGAGTTGGATGTCGGCAGGTGTCAGACGATCAATATCCGGGCTGTTAAGATCAACGGTAATCTCGATATCGTGGGAACCGGTCGCATAGGGATAGAAGGCCTTGCGTCGACCAGCGGCATTGCATGCCGGGTCGCGGCTGAGTTTGTAGGCACTGTTGCACTCGTGGCAAGTGGGGACGAGGTTGTGGAAATTAATCGAATTGAAGGGATAAAGCGCCTTGGGCAAATAATGGTCATAGGCCTCGCGTTTGGTGTGGCGTACCCCCTTGATGTCACTAAGACCACAGAACGGGCATTTGCCGGTGGTGTTTGTCTGCATAAAGGCCTGGTAGTGCTCATCAATCTGGCCGATCTTTTCCCGCAGCGCCGCAAGATCGAGCAGTTGTTGGGAATAGAGCCTCTTGAAAAATGACGCCAGTCGTTCGCTTAGGTCAGGATGGATGGCGGCGATATCGACATAGCGGACGATCTGAACCGCCGGATCATTAGCACAGACCTTTTCGATGTCATTGTTGGCCTGGTACCATTGTTTGAACTGGCCGATCTGCACCGAGGTTAATGGAGCAAAAAGTTCATAGATAGCTTTGATGTCTTTGTAAAACTGCTTGCCACGCTCGGGGGCATTCGCCGCAAACCCAAAAGCTGAAAGAACTTCTCTTAGGTCTGGCTCGTTTTCAAACAGATCGAGACGGAAAGCCAATCCGATAGGCGCTTTACACCACACCTCAAAAAAGATGAAGTCGATAAACTCCTGCATCTTCTCCATCGCATGGGGGACATAGGTATAGGCAAACAGCATCAGTCTCTGCCCTCCATGCTGTCGAGAATGGTCTTGATAAGCAGTACCTTTTCCACTGAGTCACCAAGCTGGCGGTTGATCTCAGCGATGAGCTGCTCTTTGTCTTTACCATCCTCAAAATCTTGACGGAACTTTTTCAGTTTATCTTGTGCAAAACCGCCGATAGTCTCGCGTTTGCCGAAGGTAGCCATGGTGATCTTGTTAATGGATGCACCGAGAGTGTTGTATTCGGGATTTTTGACGCTGACCTCGCCAGTCTTTTCGTGCTTGCTGAACACCAGCACCTTTTCCGGTCGGCTGTCGGAGATCAGAAACGGGGTGTGAGTGGTGACCAGCATCTCCTGACCTTTGCTTTCGCCAAAACTTTGATGCAGGCGGGTGACGAAGTTGGCGCGCCAGTCGGGATTGAAATGGGTCTCTGGCTCGTCGAGCAGAAAGAGGCTCTGGGTCTTCTTGAACAGCAGGCAGAGACCCAGGGTGTGGAGCAGTTGATGTTCGCCGTCGGAAAGGTCCTTGAGCATCACCGACTCGGTCACGTCGGTCTTGCGGAACTTGACGAGCTTGAAGCGCATGATGCGCTCGTCCGAGGCCAGGGTCGGCACTGTCTCGCTCACAT
It includes:
- a CDS encoding LEA type 2 family protein, with protein sequence MPYSQQHLKAFMFPLIACVLLFLSGCAALYGLKEDPKISVADIRIQDIRAMEGIFLIKLRVMNPNDVPLDLHGINCTLELNKRHFANGISDSSQTVPAFGSTVVPVEVYASVLDMVASVADLLHTAGKPSTKDKPVPYLLKGVVRIGVHGFKREVPFKSSGELSLKGLTPPR
- a CDS encoding HNH endonuclease; translation: MLFAYTYVPHAMEKMQEFIDFIFFEVWCKAPIGLAFRLDLFENEPDLREVLSAFGFAANAPERGKQFYKDIKAIYELFAPLTSVQIGQFKQWYQANNDIEKVCANDPAVQIVRYVDIAAIHPDLSERLASFFKRLYSQQLLDLAALREKIGQIDEHYQAFMQTNTTGKCPFCGLSDIKGVRHTKREAYDHYLPKALYPFNSINFHNLVPTCHECNSAYKLSRDPACNAAGRRKAFYPYATGSHDIEITVDLNSPDIDRLTPADIQLTFGPATLHEEIETWKEIYGLNERYKAKLCGENDGKYWLMQVLDECQAYGKQPADILAMHAQQAKNCPYADCNFLRKPFLDACQLSGLFDAIAMEGAAP
- the amrA gene encoding AmmeMemoRadiSam system protein A — translated: MLTQQQGQLLIRLARQQIETHLGVSPSSPASQKELTDPALQEKRGIFVTLHKQGALRGCIGSLTAVESIVQGVQRQALNAAFHDQRFAPLTVDELPDLHIEVSVLTTPEPLVYRDVNELLEQLRPDIDGVILNGSGGTGATFLPQVWRQLPDAATFLDHLCRKAGLADTTWRSEQLTISTYQVQSFA
- a CDS encoding Fic family protein produces the protein MTYQPPYTITPAIVNLVAEISETIGRYTVLAEQKLAPRLRRENRIRTIQASLAIENNTLTLEQVTAVIEGKRVLGHPREIQEVLNAFATYEAMEGWNTGVEEDLLAAHALLMRGLVDETGRYRSGGVGIFRGEQLVHMAPPADRVPKLMADLLEWLENTAEHPLVAGCIFHYEFEFIHPFADGNGRMGRLWQTLILRNWKPLLAYLPVETVIRNRQEDYYRVLAVADSQADATPFVEFMLGALRDAVAEAVSTDQVTDQVTDQVAALIQAIGSGELGSNDLMQALDLSHRPTFRNNYLNPALEGAWIERTQPASPRSPTQRYRLTAQGRRWLQHHADK
- the bioB gene encoding biotin synthase BioB — its product is MDITVQQISDAVLAGTAIDRPAALSLLTADQQDLWQAADALRRHFMGDHFDLCSIINAKSGNCTENCRFCAQSARHHTGITTYQVIAEDEAMHQALDNDHFGVHRLSLVTSGHHLSADTLAALTRLYRQMTGATSMLFCASAGFLDQHTADTLYAAGVRRYHCNLEASQNYFPEVCTTHTWEEKVQTLRLAQETGMSLCSGGILGMGETMADRIDMAFELRDLGVKSIPINILTPIAGTPLAELVPLSTEEVLTTVALFRFINPDAVIRMAGGRQQLGDDQYRCFAAGANGAIVGNYLTTTGAGIADDLHRLAAMGFTFERPAL